A region of Siniperca chuatsi isolate FFG_IHB_CAS linkage group LG23, ASM2008510v1, whole genome shotgun sequence DNA encodes the following proteins:
- the LOC122871603 gene encoding uncharacterized protein LOC122871603 translates to MSGRGKGGKGLGKGGAKRHRKVLRDNIQGITKPAIRRLARRGGVKRISGLIYEETRGVLKVFLENVIRDAVTYTEHAKRKTVTAMDVVYALKRQGRTLYGFGEDAHAVGIIFSDRDLRQATDIGRRIVTMPEPQQKPAPKKGSKKAVTKTAGKKDKKRRKTRKESYAIYVYKVMKQVHPDTGISSKAMGIMNSFVNDIFERIAGEASRLAHYNKRSTITSREIQTAVRLLLPGELAKHAVSEGTKAVTKYTSSKNSATMARTKQTARKSTGGKAPRKQLATKAARKSAPATGGVKKPHRYRPGTVALREIRRYQKSTELLIRKLPFQRLVREIAQDFKTDLRFQSSAVMALQEASEAYLVGLFEDTNLCAIHAKRVTIMPKDIQLARRIRGERA, encoded by the exons ATGAGTGGGCGGGGAAAAGGCGGCAAAGGGCTCGGTAAAGGCGGCGCCAAGCGGCACCGTAAAGTGCTCCGCGACAACATCCAGGGCATCACCAAGCCCGCCATCCGCCGCCTGGCTCGCCGCGGCGGCGTGAAGCGCATCTCCGGCCTGATCTACGAGGAGACCCGCGGGGTGCTCAAGGTCTTCCTGGAGAACGTAATCCGCGACGCCGTCACCTACACCGAGCACGCCAAGAGGAAGACCGTCACCGCCATGGACGTGGTGTACGCGCTCAAGAGGCAGGGCCGCACCCTGTACGGCTTCGGAG AAGATGCCCACGCCGTCGGCATCATCTTCTCCGACAGAGATCTTAGACAGGCGACGGACATCGGCCGC CGAATTGTTACCATGCCTGAACCACAGCAGAAGCCAGCGCCCAAGAAGGGCTCCAAGAAAGCCGTGACCAAGACCGCCGGCAAGAAggacaagaagaggaggaagaccaGGAAGGAGAGCTACGCCATCTACGTCTACAAGGTGATGAAGCAGGTCCACCCCGACACCGGCATCTCCTCCAAGGCCATGGGCATCATGAACTCCTTCGTGAACGACATCTTCGAGCGCATCGCCGGTGAGGCCTCCCGCCTGGCTCACTACAACAAGCGctccaccatcacctccagAGAGATCCAGACCGCCGTCCGCCTGCTGCTGCCCGGGGAGCTGGCCAAGCACGCCGTGTCCGAGGGCACCAAGGCCGTCACCAAGTACACCAGCTCCAA AAAT TCGGCAACAATGGCCCGAACCAAGCAGACCGCCCGTAAGTCCACCGGAGGCAAGGCTCCCAGGAAGCAGCTGGCCACCAAAGCGGCCCGCAAGAGCGCCCCGGCCACCGGCGGCGTGAAGAAGCCCCACCGCTACAGGCCCGGCACCGTGGCTCTGCGGGAGATCCGCCGCTACCAGAAGTCCACCGAGCTGCTGATCCGCAAGCTGCCCTTCCAGCGCCTGGTCCGCGAGATCGCGCAGGACTTCAAGACCGACCTGCGCTTCCAGAGCTCCGCCGTCATGGCGCTGCAGGAGGCCAGCGAGGCCTACCTGGTCGGACTCTTCGAGGACACCAACCTGTGCGCCATCCACGCCAAGAGGGTCACCATCATGCCCAAAGACATCCAGCTGGCCCGGCGCATCCGCGGAGAGAGGGcttag
- the LOC122871421 gene encoding histone H2B 1/2-like, with product MPEPQQKPAPKKGSKKAVTKTAGKKDKKRRKTRKESYAIYVYKVMKQVHPDTGISSKAMGIMNSFVNDIFERIAGEASRLAHYNKRSTITSREIQTAVRLLLPGELAKHAVSEGTKAVTKYTSSK from the coding sequence ATGCCTGAACCACAGCAGAAGCCAGCGCCCAAGAAGGGCTCCAAGAAAGCCGTGACCAAGACCGCCGGCAAGAAggacaagaagaggaggaagaccaGGAAGGAGAGCTACGCCATCTACGTCTACAAGGTGATGAAGCAGGTCCACCCCGACACCGGCATCTCCTCCAAGGCCATGGGCATCATGAACTCCTTCGTGAACGACATCTTCGAGCGCATCGCCGGTGAGGCCTCCCGCCTGGCTCACTACAACAAGCGctccaccatcacctccagAGAGATCCAGACCGCCGTCCGCCTGCTGCTGCCCGGGGAGCTGGCCAAGCACGCCGTGTCCGAGGGCACCAAGGCCGTCACCAAGTACACCAGCTCCAAGTAG
- the LOC122871422 gene encoding histone H4: MSGRGKGGKGLGKGGAKRHRKVLRDNIQGITKPAIRRLARRGGVKRISGLIYEETRGVLKVFLENVIRDAVTYTEHAKRKTVTAMDVVYALKRQGRTLYGFGG; encoded by the coding sequence ATGAGTGGGCGGGGAAAAGGCGGCAAAGGGCTCGGTAAAGGCGGCGCCAAGCGGCACCGCAAAGTGCTCCGCGACAACATCCAGGGCATCACCAAGCCCGCCATCCGCCGCCTGGCTCGCCGCGGCGGCGTGAAGCGCATCTCCGGCCTGATCTACGAGGAGACCCGCGGGGTGCTCAAGGTCTTCCTGGAGAACGTAATCCGCGACGCCGTCACCTACACCGAGCACGCTAAGAGGAAGACCGTCACCGCCATGGACGTGGTGTACGCGCTCAAGAGGCAGGGCCGCACCCTGTACGGCTTCGGAGGCTGA
- the LOC122871254 gene encoding histone H2A-like: MSGRGKTGAGKARAKAKTRSSRAGLQFPVGRVHRLLRKGNYAQRVGAGAPVYLAAVLEYLTAEILELAGNAARDNKKTRIIPRHLQLAVRNDEELNKLLGGVTIAQGGVLPNIQAVLLPKKTEKAVKSK; this comes from the coding sequence ATGTCTGGAAGAGGAAAGACCGGCGCCGGCAAGGCCAGAGCAAAGGCCAAGACCCGCTCATCCAGAGCTGGACTCCAGTTCCCGGTGGGTCGTGTCCACAGGCTGCTCCGGAAAGGCAATTACGCTCAGCGCGTTGGTGCCGGAGCTCCGGTGTACCTGGCGGCGGTGCTCGAGTACCTGACCGCTGAGATCCTGGAGCTGGCCGGAAACGCCGCCCGCGACAACAAGAAGACCAGGATCATCCCCCGTCACCTGCAGCTCGCCGTCCGCAACGACGAGGAGCTCAACAAGCTGCTCGGCGGAGTCACCATTGCTCAGGGCGGCGTGCTGCCCAACATCCAGGCGGTGCTGCTGCCCAAGAAGACCGAGAAGGCGGTCAAGAGCAAGTAA
- the LOC122870943 gene encoding CCR4-NOT transcription complex subunit 2-like isoform X1, with amino-acid sequence MFGANRKKFMEGGVESDYTDDSSLYYTQQSMFPPHRADKDMLASSSASSTGQLSQLGASLYGPQIRISPVDITTGTLDGCIIHDQAVPCFNYIPHSALGFPMRGLNSSAAPQLSRSGLNQSGSQLPSHASTPNTGTMHTPPSPSRGILPMSSRSVMNHSQQVGGPTGQSGGMVGVGGERVGGGGVGAGRSSSMGSPSRSSPSIIGMPKQQQARQPFTINSMSGFGVNRNPGFNMNNSLSNNIFNGTDGSENVTGLDLSDFPALADRSRRDGGSNPTPLLNPLAGRAPYVGMVTKPSSEQSQDFSIHNEDFPALPGPNYQTKDPTSTNEDSKTNLNSSGKPTSNSDGPKFPGDKSSAPSNNNQQKKGIQVLPDGRVTNIPIGMVTDQFGMIGLLTFIRAAETDPGMVHLALGSDLTTLGLNLNSPENLYPKFASPWASAPCRPQDIDFHVPSEYLTNIHIRDKLAAIKLSRYGEDLLFYLYYMNGGDLLQLLAAVELFNRDWRYHKEERVWITRAPGMEPTLKTNAYERGTYYFFDCLNWRKVAKEFHLEYDKLEERPHVPSTFNYNPAQQAF; translated from the exons ATGTTTGGTGCTAACCGGAAGAAGTTTATGGAGGGAGGGGTAGAGAGCGACTACACGGACGACTCCAGCCTCTACTACACCCAACAGTCCATGTTCCCCCCACACCGCGCTGACAAAGAC ATGTTGGCgtcttcctctgcttcctcaACGGGTCAACTGTCACAGCTAGGAGCCAGCTTATATGGCCCGCAGA ttcgGATTTCTCCAGTTGATATCACCACCGGAACACTAGACGGATGTATCATACATGATCAGGCTGTACCGTGTTTTAATTATATTCCCCACA GTGCATTGGGGTTTCCCATGCGTGGTTTGAACAGCAGCGCGGCACCTCAGTTAAGTCGAAGTGGGTTGAACCAATCTGGCAGCCAGCTCCCCAGTCATGCCAGTACACCCAACACTGGCACAATGCACACGCCTCCCTCACCGAGcag GGGTATTTTGCCAATGAGCAGCCGGAGCGTGATGAACCACAGCCAGCAGGTGGGGGGTCCGACGGGGCAGTCGGGTGGGATGGTAGGGGTAGGAGGAGAGAGGGTAGGTGGCGGCGGCGTAGGAGcagggaggagcagcagcatggGGAGTCCCAGCCGATCGTCACCCAGCATCATCGGCATGCCCAAACAGCAGCAAGCACGGCAGCCTTTCACTATTAACAG tatgtCAGGGTTTGGGGTGAACAGGAATCCAGGCTTCAACATGAACAACTCCCTATCCAACAACATCTTCAACGGCACAg ATGGCAGTGAGAATGTGACGGGGTTGGACCTCTCAGATTTCCCAGCGTTAGCAGACAGGAGTCGGAGGGATGGAGGCTCAAATCCCACCCCACTGCTCAACCCGCTGGCCGGTCGGGCTCCGTACG TTGGCATGGTAACCAAGCCGTCCAGTGAACAGTCGCAGGACTTCTCCATCCATAACGAAGATTTCCCAGCTCTCCCTGGGCCAAACTACCAAACAAAAGACCCCACCAGCACCAACGAAGACAGCAAAACG AATCTGAACTCATCAGGAAAGCCCACCTCTAACTCAGATGGTCCAAAGTTCCCCGGTGATAAGAGCTCTGCACCTAGCAACAACAACCAGCAGAAGAAAGGGATTCAGGTGCTTCCTGacg GGCGTGTGACCAACATCCCGATCGGCATGGTAACGGACCAGTTCGGGATGATCGGCTTGTTGACGTTCATCCGGGCAGCAGAGACGGACCCCGGCATGGTCCACCTGGCGCTGGGCTCTGACCTCACCACGCTAGGCCTCAACCTCAACTCACCTGA GAATCTGTATCCGAAGTTTGCGTCTCCCTGGGCATCGGCTCCGTGTCGACCGCAGGACATAG ACTTCCACGTCCCCTCAGAGTATTTAACCAACATCCACATAAGGGACAAG TTAGCAGCTATCAAGTTGTCTCGGTATGGTGAAGATCTGCTGTTTTATCTCTACTATATGAACGGAGGAGACCTACTACAGCTTCTGGCTGCAGTAGAACT GTTTAACAGGGACTGGAGGTACCATAAAGAGGAGCGGGTTTGGATCACCCGGGCCCCAGGTATGGAGCCCACGCTGAAGACCAACGCCTACGAGAGAGGGACCTACTACTTCTTCGACTGCCTCAACTGGAGGAAGGTGGcaaag GAGTTTCATCTGGAGTATGACAAACTAGAAGAGCGACCTCACGTTCCCTCCACATTCAACTACAATCCTGCCCAGCAGGCCTTCTGA
- the LOC122870943 gene encoding CCR4-NOT transcription complex subunit 2-like isoform X2: protein MFGANRKKFMEGGVESDYTDDSSLYYTQQSMFPPHRADKDMLASSSASSTGQLSQLGASLYGPQSALGFPMRGLNSSAAPQLSRSGLNQSGSQLPSHASTPNTGTMHTPPSPSRGILPMSSRSVMNHSQQVGGPTGQSGGMVGVGGERVGGGGVGAGRSSSMGSPSRSSPSIIGMPKQQQARQPFTINSMSGFGVNRNPGFNMNNSLSNNIFNGTDGSENVTGLDLSDFPALADRSRRDGGSNPTPLLNPLAGRAPYVGMVTKPSSEQSQDFSIHNEDFPALPGPNYQTKDPTSTNEDSKTNLNSSGKPTSNSDGPKFPGDKSSAPSNNNQQKKGIQVLPDGRVTNIPIGMVTDQFGMIGLLTFIRAAETDPGMVHLALGSDLTTLGLNLNSPENLYPKFASPWASAPCRPQDIDFHVPSEYLTNIHIRDKLAAIKLSRYGEDLLFYLYYMNGGDLLQLLAAVELFNRDWRYHKEERVWITRAPGMEPTLKTNAYERGTYYFFDCLNWRKVAKEFHLEYDKLEERPHVPSTFNYNPAQQAF, encoded by the exons ATGTTTGGTGCTAACCGGAAGAAGTTTATGGAGGGAGGGGTAGAGAGCGACTACACGGACGACTCCAGCCTCTACTACACCCAACAGTCCATGTTCCCCCCACACCGCGCTGACAAAGAC ATGTTGGCgtcttcctctgcttcctcaACGGGTCAACTGTCACAGCTAGGAGCCAGCTTATATGGCCCGCAGA GTGCATTGGGGTTTCCCATGCGTGGTTTGAACAGCAGCGCGGCACCTCAGTTAAGTCGAAGTGGGTTGAACCAATCTGGCAGCCAGCTCCCCAGTCATGCCAGTACACCCAACACTGGCACAATGCACACGCCTCCCTCACCGAGcag GGGTATTTTGCCAATGAGCAGCCGGAGCGTGATGAACCACAGCCAGCAGGTGGGGGGTCCGACGGGGCAGTCGGGTGGGATGGTAGGGGTAGGAGGAGAGAGGGTAGGTGGCGGCGGCGTAGGAGcagggaggagcagcagcatggGGAGTCCCAGCCGATCGTCACCCAGCATCATCGGCATGCCCAAACAGCAGCAAGCACGGCAGCCTTTCACTATTAACAG tatgtCAGGGTTTGGGGTGAACAGGAATCCAGGCTTCAACATGAACAACTCCCTATCCAACAACATCTTCAACGGCACAg ATGGCAGTGAGAATGTGACGGGGTTGGACCTCTCAGATTTCCCAGCGTTAGCAGACAGGAGTCGGAGGGATGGAGGCTCAAATCCCACCCCACTGCTCAACCCGCTGGCCGGTCGGGCTCCGTACG TTGGCATGGTAACCAAGCCGTCCAGTGAACAGTCGCAGGACTTCTCCATCCATAACGAAGATTTCCCAGCTCTCCCTGGGCCAAACTACCAAACAAAAGACCCCACCAGCACCAACGAAGACAGCAAAACG AATCTGAACTCATCAGGAAAGCCCACCTCTAACTCAGATGGTCCAAAGTTCCCCGGTGATAAGAGCTCTGCACCTAGCAACAACAACCAGCAGAAGAAAGGGATTCAGGTGCTTCCTGacg GGCGTGTGACCAACATCCCGATCGGCATGGTAACGGACCAGTTCGGGATGATCGGCTTGTTGACGTTCATCCGGGCAGCAGAGACGGACCCCGGCATGGTCCACCTGGCGCTGGGCTCTGACCTCACCACGCTAGGCCTCAACCTCAACTCACCTGA GAATCTGTATCCGAAGTTTGCGTCTCCCTGGGCATCGGCTCCGTGTCGACCGCAGGACATAG ACTTCCACGTCCCCTCAGAGTATTTAACCAACATCCACATAAGGGACAAG TTAGCAGCTATCAAGTTGTCTCGGTATGGTGAAGATCTGCTGTTTTATCTCTACTATATGAACGGAGGAGACCTACTACAGCTTCTGGCTGCAGTAGAACT GTTTAACAGGGACTGGAGGTACCATAAAGAGGAGCGGGTTTGGATCACCCGGGCCCCAGGTATGGAGCCCACGCTGAAGACCAACGCCTACGAGAGAGGGACCTACTACTTCTTCGACTGCCTCAACTGGAGGAAGGTGGcaaag GAGTTTCATCTGGAGTATGACAAACTAGAAGAGCGACCTCACGTTCCCTCCACATTCAACTACAATCCTGCCCAGCAGGCCTTCTGA